A window from Rhinolophus sinicus isolate RSC01 linkage group LG18, ASM3656204v1, whole genome shotgun sequence encodes these proteins:
- the NUDT16L1 gene encoding tudor-interacting repair regulator protein isoform X1, whose product MPTMGRKMELGPAGGVSGTRTRETQQLPSAQTEGSAKMSAAVPELKQISRVEAMRLGPGWSHSCHAMLYAANPGQLFGRIPMRFSVLMQMRFDGLLGFPGGFVDRRFWSLEDGLNRVLGLGLGCLRLTEADYLSSHLTEGPHRVVAHLYARQLTLEQLHAVEISAVHSRDHGLEVGPPPGPRPPPRGLALATRKAPMGAGARAGPAVHPEGPRWWLPQLPEQRLHQHGQVPAPLRPQGAQHDARGEAG is encoded by the exons ATGCCCACCATGGGAAGGAAAATGGAGCTTGGGCCAGCTGGTGGAGTGAGTGGCACCAGGACTCGGGAGACCCAGCAACTGCCTTCTGCACAAACAGA GGGCAGTGCCAAGATGTCGGCAGCGGTCCCGGAGCTGAAGCAGATCAGCCGGGTGGAGGCGATGCGCCTGGGGCCGGGCTGGAGCCACTCGTGCCACGCCATGCTGTACGCCGCCAACCCCGGGCAGCTCTTCGGCCGCATCCCCATGCGCTTCTCTGTGCTG ATGCAGATGCGCTTCGACGGGCTGCTGGGCTTCCCCGGGGGCTTTGTGGACCGGCGCTTCTGGTCGCTGGAGGACGGACTGAACCGGGTGCttggcctgggcctgggctgccTTCGCCTCACCGAGGCCGACTACCTGAGCTCGCACCTGACCGAGGGCCCGCACCGCGTCGTGGCGCACCTGTACGCGCGGCAGCTGACGCTGGAGCAGCTGCACGCCGTGGAGATTAGCGCGGTGCACTCGCGCGACCATGGCCTGGAGGTGGGGCCGCCGCCCgggccccgccccccaccccggggTTTGGCTCTGGCCACGCGGAAGGCACCGATGG GTGCTGGGGCTCGTGCGGGTCCCGCTGTACACCCAGAAGGACCGCGTTGGTGGCTTCCCCAACTTCCTGAGCAACGCCTTCATCAGCACGGCCAAGTACCAGCTCCTCTTCGCCCTCAAGGTGCTCAACATGATGCCCGAGGAGAAGCTGGCTGA
- the NUDT16L1 gene encoding tudor-interacting repair regulator protein isoform X2, with protein sequence MPTMGRKMELGPAGGVSGTRTRETQQLPSAQTEGSAKMSAAVPELKQISRVEAMRLGPGWSHSCHAMLYAANPGQLFGRIPMRFSVLMQMRFDGLLGFPGGFVDRRFWSLEDGLNRVLGLGLGCLRLTEADYLSSHLTEGPHRVVAHLYARQLTLEQLHAVEISAVHSRDHGLEVLGLVRVPLYTQKDRVGGFPNFLSNAFISTAKYQLLFALKVLNMMPEEKLAEAVAAATEKQKKALEKLLPSSS encoded by the exons ATGCCCACCATGGGAAGGAAAATGGAGCTTGGGCCAGCTGGTGGAGTGAGTGGCACCAGGACTCGGGAGACCCAGCAACTGCCTTCTGCACAAACAGA GGGCAGTGCCAAGATGTCGGCAGCGGTCCCGGAGCTGAAGCAGATCAGCCGGGTGGAGGCGATGCGCCTGGGGCCGGGCTGGAGCCACTCGTGCCACGCCATGCTGTACGCCGCCAACCCCGGGCAGCTCTTCGGCCGCATCCCCATGCGCTTCTCTGTGCTG ATGCAGATGCGCTTCGACGGGCTGCTGGGCTTCCCCGGGGGCTTTGTGGACCGGCGCTTCTGGTCGCTGGAGGACGGACTGAACCGGGTGCttggcctgggcctgggctgccTTCGCCTCACCGAGGCCGACTACCTGAGCTCGCACCTGACCGAGGGCCCGCACCGCGTCGTGGCGCACCTGTACGCGCGGCAGCTGACGCTGGAGCAGCTGCACGCCGTGGAGATTAGCGCGGTGCACTCGCGCGACCATGGCCTGGAG GTGCTGGGGCTCGTGCGGGTCCCGCTGTACACCCAGAAGGACCGCGTTGGTGGCTTCCCCAACTTCCTGAGCAACGCCTTCATCAGCACGGCCAAGTACCAGCTCCTCTTCGCCCTCAAGGTGCTCAACATGATGCCCGAGGAGAAGCTGGCTGAGGCCGTGGCTGCGGCCACGGAGAAGCAGAAGAAGGCCCTGGAGAAGCTGCTCCCATCTTCTTCCTGA